The DNA sequence TGCCTTGAAAGCGGGGTACGACCATGCACGGGATGCCGATTGTGTGGTTTGTATGGACGCTGATATTCAGCATCCACCTGAACTGATACCCCAATTGATAGCGCAATGGCAAAAGGGCTATAAAGTGGTTAACACACGCAGGATGGATAATGGGTCCGAGCCCGTCTTGAAGAGGCTGGCTTCAAAAGGGTTTTATTCCGTGATAAATAGGATAAGCAATCTGAAACTGGTGCCCGGGGGGCTGATTTCAGGCTGTTGGATGCGCAGGTAGTTACACAATTGTCCTTCTTTAACGAAAATGCCCTGTTTATGCGTGAACTGGTACCTTGGTTAGGTTTTAAACAGTGTACGGTTGCGTTCGATGTGGAAGAGCGTTTTGGGGGAAACAGCAAATATTCATTTAAAAAACAAGTTTCGTTTTCGTTAAGAGGGCTGGTTTCGTCGAGCATTGCACCACTGAGGGCAGCTATTTTTATAGGGCTGGTGATAGCCGGGTTGTCTTTTGCTTACGGGATTTATGCCCTGTATGTACATTGGTTTACCGTTAAAGCCTTGCCAGGTTGGACATCGGTAATGGCGGGAATACTTTTTGTCGGTGGTTTGCAGCTGTTATTGATGGGCATTATTGGCGAATACCTCGGTAAGACCTTTTTGGAAAGCCGGAAACGGCCACTATACATTGTTGAAGAATGTAGTACCGGAAGTTTGAAACAACATAACCCAGTGATTCTGCGTGAAAGGGAGAAATTGGATATCGATATGTAAATATTTATTAGGTAGCTTAACCCTATCAAAGCTGGCAGTCGGTGTATTCTGAAAATAATATTTTGACTTAAGGTGAAATTTATTTATAATTGAATACTGACCAATAAATTTGCATATCGTAAAACTTGAACAATGCCTTTAATGTGCGGGGAATTTGTCGTCACAAAACATCTTCTTGGCGTTTCCAAAAATTAACCCTTTTGTACTCAAACATACAATGAAATAACCACTAAATTGAAGACAAGACGCGCTTTATTTTCCAACTATTTATATATCGTCATTATATCGGCGGTTAGCAGTTGTCAGACTCTTTCTTCAAAGGAGGCCGGAGAGGAGGCGATAGGTGATAGCTCATCATCCTTGCTTGAAAATACTTTGGAAGAACCTTCCGTTAGATTTGCTTCGGTAGAGCTTCATACCTTCAACAAAGAACTCAAAAGCAACGGAACGGTGTCCGCCACAAGAAAAGCAGTCGTTGCGTTCCGGCAGGAAGGCACCATCCAGGATATCTATGTCAAGGAAGGCGACCGGGTAAACAAAGGGCAGAAGCTTGCGGCAATAGAGCAGGAAACATACCATCGGAACTTAGCACAAAAAAAACTTCAGTTGACCAAAGCGCGGCTTGATTTTGAGGATTTGCTGCTGCGGATGGGGTATAAGCTAAAGGATACGGCGGAACTTGACCGGGAAGTCTCGCAAATGGCGCGGATACGCAGCGGATTGGGGCAGGCGCTGTATGATCTGGAGCTGGCGGAAGAGGAACTGGCAAATACGGTGGTAACGGCGCCTTTTTCGGGGTTGATTGCGGATGTGCAGGCGCGGCCTTATAATTCGACGTCGGTAGCCGGGGGTAGGCTTTGTACTTTAATTGACAACAACAACCTGACTGTTGAGTTTCCGGTGCTGGAATCTGAACTGGCTTTTATCCGGAAAAGCGGGCGAATTACTGTTTCATTGTTCAATAACAAAGAGAAGATTTATCCTGGCAGGGTAACTTCCATTAATCCCCGGGTGGATAACAACGGGATGGTGCAGGTTCAGGCTTTCATAGACAATACGGACAATCAGCTCCTGGATGGGATGAATGTCCGGGTAAGCATCAACCAGTCGGTGGCGGACCAGTTGGTGGTTCCTAAGGAGGCGGTGCTGGACCGGCAGGGGAGGAAGGTGGTATTTACGTATGAGGACAGCGTGGCCAAATGGAATTACGTGGAGATTGGTTTGGAGAATGGCACGCAGTACACCATTACTTCCGGGCTGGAACCGGGCGATATGGTGATCTATGAGGGGAATTTCAACCTGGCGCATGATAAACCGGTGCAGGTAAAAACGCCGGGTGAATAAAAAACAAACTGCTAAATGAAAGACGGCGCAGCGAAAATAAAGATACCTGCTTTTTCAGTGATCATTGTTTTCTTTGCGCTGTGTGTAGTAGGAGCATCGCTGGTTCCTTTTCTCTCCCTGCAATTGCTGCCATCGCGAACGCTGGCTTCGGCCACGGTTCATTGTTATATGCCAAATGCTACGCCGGAAACCACGGAGCTGGAGCTTACTACGCCTATTGAGGATGTTTTGTCGCGCATCAAGGGGATTAAGAGCATGAATTCGCTTTCCTGGAGCGGGACTTCTTATGTGAATATGGCGCTGGATAAGTGGACGGATCCGGAAATGTTCCGGTTTGAGGCGGCTACTTTGCTCCGGCAGTTAACCGATAAGCTTCCCGAAAATGCCAGCTATCCCACTATATATTTAAACCGGCCCGCAGAGAACAGCGGCAGCAACAGGGCTATTCTTCAATATTCGATAAACGGGCCTGGAAGCGTGGCGGAGATCGCAGCGCGTGTAGAGGAAAGTTTTCGTCCTGCGCTTTCTTCGATAGATGGGATTTACGATATATCCATCTCGGGGGCAAGGCCGCGGCGGCTGGAGGTTATTTGCCGGGATGCGGTAATGCGGCAGTTAGGGATTGGCCGGAACGAAATAGCTGGTTCCCTTCAAAGGGCGCTTTCTACGGCGCATATCGGCACGGCGGCCTGGGATGAAACCGGCGGGCGCAGCAATATTATTATAAAGCAAACGGAAATGACACCGGCGGAGCTGCTGGAACTGCCGGTCACCATTAAGGGGAAGCGCATTTTTCGTTTGTCAGAGCTGGCGGAAGTGGAGGTGGTTCCAACGCCGGCTTCTTCCTATTACCGAATCAACGGTCAGAACCGGGTTAGCCTTGGTATTTACCCGGAAGAGCATGTAAACACGCTCGTGCTGGCCGGGCAAATAAAAGAAGAAATTACCCGCATAGGTAGTACCCTTCCGCCGGGATACCGGGTGGCCGAACAATACGACGCTACTGAATTCATTAAGGAAGAACTTAGTAAAATTTACCTGCGCACAGGGCTTTCTGTGGTGGTTTTACTGGTATTTGTATTCATCCTGGCCAGGAGGGTCCGGTATCTGCTGATAATTATTGCCGGCCTGGCGGCCAATGTGCTTCTTTCTTTTATCTTTTATTATTTCCTGGGGCTGGAAATTCATTTGTATTCCATGGCCGGGGTGACTATTTCCCTGGGGCTGATCATTGATAATATGATCGTGATCGTGGATGATATTCGCCATACGGGAAAGAACAGGATCTTTGCGGCTATTCTTGCTTCCACCCTTACCGCGCTGGGGGCGCTGTCGGTAATTTTTTTCCTGGAAGAGCAGCAGCAGGCAAACCTGCTTGATTTCGCGATAGCCATCATGATCAGTTTGCTGGTCTCGCTTCCGGTGGCTTATTTGCTTATCCCCGCCTTACTGGAAAAGTTTCCTGTTCCTGTCAGGAGAAACCGGGTGTATTTCAAAAGAAAAAGAGGGTCGGTCCGTTTCAGCAGATGGTACCGGAGACAGATCGCTTTTATGGCCCGTTTTCGCCTTGCATTTATTTTCTTCTTTGTGTTGCTGTTTGGTTTGCCTGTTTTTCTGCTGCCTGAAGAAATTGAAAAGGAGACAATCTGGGCAAAATTATACAATAAGACGCTTGGAAGCGATACCTATAGCCAGCATATCCGCCCGGTGGTGAACAAAATATTTGGCGGGACGCTTCGCCTTTTTGTGGAGGGAGGAAAGGGGGCGCTAACTATGGCAATGACAATGAGCAGCGAACCACCCTGCACGTGAATATCACGATGCCCAACGGCGCCACCCTGGAGCAGATGAATGCGGTCACGGAAGAGTTTGAGCAATACCTGCGCGGGTTTCCCCAACTGGACGTGTTTACGGCTTCGGTTTCGGGCCCTAACCAGGCGCGGATTGCCATCTATTTTAAGGAAGCATACGAACATGGATTTCCCTTTCACCTGAAGCAGCTGCTGGAAAGCAAGGCCATTCTATCTGGCGCGGCTGATTTTGGCGTATATGGGGTGGGACAGGGATTCAGCAATGCGCTGCGTATGGAGAACTTTGATTCCAGCATTACCGTGAAGGGCTATAACTATGACCAGGTTTACGAGTATGCCTCCCTGGTGAGGGACTCACTGATGCAGTATGCCCGTGTAAAGGACATTGTGATTACTACTCAGGACCGCTGGAGCTACCGCTCGCATTACGAGTTTGAAATTGATGTGAACCGGCCGCAGGCACTGGCGCTGGCCGGGACAAATAAAAGCAGGATTACTTCCTACCTGGGAAGTGCGACTGAACACTATTCCACCATAGGCGCTATGATCCTTGAAAATGAGCGGGTTCCGGTAATTGTGCGTTCGAATAAAGGGCAGGTTGCGCCGGTGTGGAACATTATGAATGCGCCGGTTTCAGGGAATGGGCAGGTAGCAGGTAACCCGAATACATTTACCCGGCTGGGCAATATGAGTGTGATTGAGAAGCATAAGGTAGGGGAGGGAATTTATAAGGAGAACAGGGAATACCTGCTGAATGTCCACTATCTCTTTATTGGTACCTATACGTTGAATGCGCTGGTAAAGGAAAAGGTCGTGAACTCGGTAAACGAGATGCTGCCTTTTGGTTATAAAGCGTATAGCCCGGGCGGAAGAAATCCTTTTGGCGGGGACGGCGACTATCGTTACCTGTGGATGCTCCTTCTGGTATTGTGCATCATTTATGCGATATGTGCTATCCTGCTGGAGTCCCTGCTGCAGCCGCTTGCGGTGATCTGCATGATCCCGTTTTCGTTTATCGGGGTATTCCTCACATTTTACTGGCTGAATCTGAGCTTCGGGCAGGGCGGATACGCTTCCCTGCTGATGCTGAGCGGCCTGGTGACAAATGCGGCGCTGTATATTATCAACGATATTAACTTTCTCCGGAAAAAGCATTCGAAACGGATCATTTCGGCCAGGGATATATTTGTGGAAGCCTATAATCATAAGATCATCCCCGTGAGCATTACTACGGCTTCGGCGATCCTTGGCCTGCTGCCTTTCATGCTGGCGGGTGAGGAGAGCGGTTTTTGGTTTACGCTGTCTGCGGGGACGATTGGCGGGCTCGTATTTTCGGTCGCAGGTGTATACTTGCTGTTGCCCTTATTCTTCTCGAAAAAACAGAGATCTCAAAAAACAGGATATGATTAGATTTCTGGTAAAAAGACCGGTTGCTGTTATTGTTAGTTTTATTGCGCTCCTTCTCATTGGAGCCGCGGCCGCCCTTTTTATTCCCGTATCCTTATTACCCGATATAGATGTGCCGGAGATCACCGTGCAGGTGGATAAGGCCGATGCTTCTTCGGGAGAAATAGAGCAGGCGATCATTCGCCCGATCCGTGAGGGCCTTGTACAGCTGCATGGCCTGGAGCGAATTGAAAGTACTTCCAGGGAGGGACGCGGAACCGTTCGCCTTAGTTTCGAACACGGTACCAATACGGACCTGGCCTTCATTGAAGTGAATGAGAAGATTGACCGGTCCATGAACCGTCTTCCCCGCGATGTGGAACGTCCTCTGGTGGTAAAGGCGAGTACTTCGGATATCCCGGCTTTCTACCTGAATGTTCAGCTTAAAAATACGGGAGAGGCGGCTGCGGATGAACGCCGCTTTCTTGAATTCAGCGATTTTGTCCGGCAGATACTAAAACGCCGCCTGGAGCAGCTGCCGGAAGTGGCTATGGTGGATCTCAGCGGCCTGGAAGAATCCGAGATCCTTATTTCTCCTTACACGGGGAAGCTCAGGACATTGGGGCTGACCCCGGCGGCCGTGCAGCAGGCCTTGCAGGAGCATAATATCCAGTTAGGTAATATCCTTGTCAGGGACGGTCATTACCAGTATTATCTCCGGTTTTCTTCAGGGCTGTACAGTACAGCGGATATCAAAGACCTTTACCTGAACATCAGCGGCCGGTTGTTCCGACTGGAGGACATTGCCAGCGTAAGGCTGGTGGAAGAGCAGGCCAAAGGCGCC is a window from the Anseongella ginsenosidimutans genome containing:
- a CDS encoding glycosyltransferase family 2 protein, whose translation is MNKFLLSIIIPCYNEAENLKEFYRRAKAVLAVYEYYLLFIDDGSTDGSLEILKNLAAADDRVRYVHLSRNFGHQNALKAGYDHARDADCVVCMDADIQHPPELIPQLIAQWQKGYKVVNTRRMDNGSEPVLKRLASKGFYSVINRISNLKLVPGGLISGCWMRR
- a CDS encoding efflux RND transporter permease subunit gives rise to the protein MKDGAAKIKIPAFSVIIVFFALCVVGASLVPFLSLQLLPSRTLASATVHCYMPNATPETTELELTTPIEDVLSRIKGIKSMNSLSWSGTSYVNMALDKWTDPEMFRFEAATLLRQLTDKLPENASYPTIYLNRPAENSGSNRAILQYSINGPGSVAEIAARVEESFRPALSSIDGIYDISISGARPRRLEVICRDAVMRQLGIGRNEIAGSLQRALSTAHIGTAAWDETGGRSNIIIKQTEMTPAELLELPVTIKGKRIFRLSELAEVEVVPTPASSYYRINGQNRVSLGIYPEEHVNTLVLAGQIKEEITRIGSTLPPGYRVAEQYDATEFIKEELSKIYLRTGLSVVVLLVFVFILARRVRYLLIIIAGLAANVLLSFIFYYFLGLEIHLYSMAGVTISLGLIIDNMIVIVDDIRHTGKNRIFAAILASTLTALGALSVIFFLEEQQQANLLDFAIAIMISLLVSLPVAYLLIPALLEKFPVPVRRNRVYFKRKRGSVRFSRWYRRQIAFMARFRLAFIFFFVLLFGLPVFLLPEEIEKETIWAKLYNKTLGSDTYSQHIRPVVNKIFGGTLRLFVEGGKGALTMAMTMSSEPPCT
- a CDS encoding efflux RND transporter permease subunit — translated: MNITMPNGATLEQMNAVTEEFEQYLRGFPQLDVFTASVSGPNQARIAIYFKEAYEHGFPFHLKQLLESKAILSGAADFGVYGVGQGFSNALRMENFDSSITVKGYNYDQVYEYASLVRDSLMQYARVKDIVITTQDRWSYRSHYEFEIDVNRPQALALAGTNKSRITSYLGSATEHYSTIGAMILENERVPVIVRSNKGQVAPVWNIMNAPVSGNGQVAGNPNTFTRLGNMSVIEKHKVGEGIYKENREYLLNVHYLFIGTYTLNALVKEKVVNSVNEMLPFGYKAYSPGGRNPFGGDGDYRYLWMLLLVLCIIYAICAILLESLLQPLAVICMIPFSFIGVFLTFYWLNLSFGQGGYASLLMLSGLVTNAALYIINDINFLRKKHSKRIISARDIFVEAYNHKIIPVSITTASAILGLLPFMLAGEESGFWFTLSAGTIGGLVFSVAGVYLLLPLFFSKKQRSQKTGYD
- a CDS encoding efflux RND transporter periplasmic adaptor subunit, producing the protein MKTRRALFSNYLYIVIISAVSSCQTLSSKEAGEEAIGDSSSSLLENTLEEPSVRFASVELHTFNKELKSNGTVSATRKAVVAFRQEGTIQDIYVKEGDRVNKGQKLAAIEQETYHRNLAQKKLQLTKARLDFEDLLLRMGYKLKDTAELDREVSQMARIRSGLGQALYDLELAEEELANTVVTAPFSGLIADVQARPYNSTSVAGGRLCTLIDNNNLTVEFPVLESELAFIRKSGRITVSLFNNKEKIYPGRVTSINPRVDNNGMVQVQAFIDNTDNQLLDGMNVRVSINQSVADQLVVPKEAVLDRQGRKVVFTYEDSVAKWNYVEIGLENGTQYTITSGLEPGDMVIYEGNFNLAHDKPVQVKTPGE